The Deltaproteobacteria bacterium sequence ACCTGATGATGCTTTATTTGAGCTCCATGTACGGAGACAAGTGAGAATCAATTTAGTATCGTCGCTCGTTAAACTTAAACGTGGATAAATGGTTTTAAGTAGCAATTCATGGGAGATAGTATCGTAGAATGCAGCTAAGTCGAAATCTGCGACCCATCGAAGCCTGGCCTTATAGTTCTTTCGGATTTTACGCTGAAAAGCCCTGTAAGTATCCTGCCACCTTCGAAAAAAGAAGATGCTGTCGGGCTTCTGGAGGATATTGCTGAAGATAACCTGGAACTGCAACGGAGCCCGTTTTGACTGTAATCGCTTAGCTGCAAGGTTGGCAAACGCCTGAAGAACAATCTGGTCTTCAATGTGGAGCAGCGCCAGTGGGCGGTGAAGTCCCGATGGTTTCGGAATGTATATTCGTTCAGGGTGCCGCGGCCTGAATGTTCCCCCTATGAGACGCTGTCGAAGATCTTTAATATTGTCATCCAACGCTACTTCGTAAGCGTAGTAAAGACTTCGGAAAAACCGTTTATACTGTTGGTTACCGCCAGTGGTGATGCGACGCCAAGCCAATATGAGATTTGGGCGACTCGCAAGTTGGCTCAGTTTCAACGAAACCTCCTACTACCATTATGTCCCTCACCGCCTCATATAGTTTCCGTATAGAAAGACGAATGAGATGCACTACACATCCCTGACAGACTTTTCGTCAGTGAAGGCTCTTAAATATTATACCATTGTATTTCCTCAACTATATCGGGCGCAAAGACCTCATATGCATTGATATAGGTCGGCGGCATCAGGCGATTTTGACCTCCAGCCGTTTTCCTAATGCCGAGGCGACCCGCTCCAGGGTTGAGAGCTTGATATCCTCGGCGTGGTTCTCTATCCGCGAGATAGCGCTCTTCTTGGGATGAAGCCTGCGTGCGAGTTCTTCCTGTGTTAG is a genomic window containing:
- a CDS encoding XRE family transcriptional regulator, whose translation is MGVVLRQAREEAGLTQEELARRLHPKKSAISRIENHAEDIKLSTLERVASALGKRLEVKIA